The segment ATCGTGGGGTTCAGTGATTTTCCATTTGTGGTGAAGAAAGGTAGGGACACGAGGAGGTTTCCTGGGCACAGGGAACTTCTATGGTACCTTAAGGACTTTTGTGAATGGTTTGGGCTGAGGGAGACGATAAGGTTCAATACTAAGGTGGAGTATGTGGGGATGTTGGATTCTGATGAAGTAGGTGGAGGTTTGAAGTGGGTTGTGAGGAGCAGAGACGTCAAGTCTGAAAAGGCGGTGGAGGAGGTGTTTGATGCTGTGGTTGTGGCCACAGGCCAGTACTCTCACCCTAGGTTGCCTTCCATTAAAGGTATGTCAAAGTCTCTTTCTCAATATCCTCTCTTCTCAAATGGGCTAAACAAAAAGTTCCTGATTTTAGCAATGTTTTCTAAATTGGATTCATCATTCAACCCGAAAAGTTTTCAGTTCACGattcatattataaatatatattttcatataaaaatagaaCTAAATTGCTCTGTTGAttcataaatcaatttttcaattttataaaacttttatatcATGGTATCTCTAATTATTCCATAAAATTTTAGGCTGAAGGCTTACATCAGAAAATAAACAATTGGGTGAAAATTTTGTTGTCTAGGAATGGAAGCATGGAAGAGGAAGCAAATGCATAGTCACATCTACAGGGTCCCTCACCCATTTCACAATGAGGTAATTCAAAACCTCTTCTTGGGATTTTCTACCAACAACATCAATCTGCATCAACATCTCAAAACTTTGCATTATAGTTCCACaactttaactttttttttttttaatacttattgAGAAAGCTTTTGATACATATCAAAAGGTACCACCAATCTAGTGGTGCCATGTACTCTTTTTCAAGTATCATGATTTGTACCTTTATTCGATGGTGTAGATTTTATCGTACATATTCAACTGTCCAAATTTCTTATTCAGAAAATACCATTATGGCATCAAAGCATTTTCCTTGTATTATATGTAACATTCATACTCCTCACAGGTAGTGGTGGTTGTAGGAAATGCAGCGAGTGGACAGGACATATCCATAGAGCTTGTGGATGTGGCAAAAGAAATCCATCTAAGTGCCAAATCTCTTGATATTTCTGAGGGTCTATCTAGAATTATTTCCAAACACCACAACTTGCATCTTCATCTGCAGGTACTACCCCTTTACCATCTACCTTGGGCCATGCCACCTTCTAAGTTTTCACCATTACAAATGTTGCGAATTGCAGATTGAATCCCTTCATGAAGATGGACGAGTAGTATTTGTAGATGGGTCTTGGGTCGTGGCAGACACTATCATATACTGTACCGGGTAATGCAAATGAAAATTCATAATAATTCAAGCCTAAATGCAGGCCATGATTGAGCTCAAAGCCTCAAACTACTGCAGGTATTCATATTCCTTCCCATTTCTTGACACCAAAGGAATAGTAGCAGTGGATGATGACAGAGTAGGCCCATTGTATGAGCATACCTTCCCTCCCTCCCTTGCACCCTCCCTATCTTTTGTGGGCATTCCCAGGaaggtaaaaaaatgaaaaaaaaataaaaatcccagTTTTAATATATCTATTTCAATTCCATTATATTGTTGATTATGTGATGTAGATCCTAGGTTTCCCTTTCTTTGAATCACAAGCAATGTGGATAGCTCAGCTGCTGTCTGGGAGAAAAATATTACCATCATTCCATGATATGATGCGGTCCATTGAAGACTTCTATCAGTCAAGAGATGCCGCTGGCATTCCAAAGCATCATACTCACGATATTGCAGATTTTGAGGTAAAGATTATTTCAGCATGTATACTTCTCCTGTAAATTTTTCCTCTAAAGAACCAAGgttcttcaaaatcaaaagtgattgattcattaattaattctaagaaCGATGCTTGCTTTCCATTGCAGTACTTTGATAAATATGGAGACAATGTTGGGTTCCCACACACGGAagaatggaggaagaagctactCTTATCAACCGTAGGAAATGCCCAAGTCAACTTGGAGACTTACCGTGATTCTTGGTATGATCATGAGCTGTTGCAAGTGGTTCTTCAGAGCCCTCTTTTCACTCAATCCCTTCAATCCCCATCTCAGCATCTTACCGTATGATTATATTACAGTTATCCAATTTGATCCAAATCATTTTCCATAGTTCAAAGGTAAGATGTAAGAGGAGGAAGGTTGACTGAACAAGATGAAATGGGTTGGAAAATGCTACCATATGAACCTACTTAGggtaatgaatctaaaataaaatatctttgacATAACAATTAAGTCTTCAAGTTTTAATTAACAAACTCCTCAAACAAGATAATCagctaaaaattgaaataaaagtaTCCCCGCATCAAATTACTCTAAATCCATAAAATGATTAAGAATCCCATTTTAATCCTAGTGTTTAGAGCTTGAAGGAGGTTTAAGAAAAGGAGTGAGCTCAATAATCCGATAAGGAATAATGTAAACCTTGATCGAGTAGatgttattaaattaaaaattgaggTATCATCTTGTAAGATTTGAATCTTGTAAATAATTAACATGTTTTATATTCATATGCTAACATTTAGAaaactttctatatatatatatatatatat is part of the Vitis riparia cultivar Riparia Gloire de Montpellier isolate 1030 chromosome 17, EGFV_Vit.rip_1.0, whole genome shotgun sequence genome and harbors:
- the LOC117904304 gene encoding flavin-containing monooxygenase FMO GS-OX-like 9 → MLSERKQSKYVCVIGAGPSGLVTTRELRKEGHCVVMMEQNHDVGGQWLYDPNVEGEDPLGRSKFLKVHSSIYASLRLASPREIVGFSDFPFVVKKGRDTRRFPGHRELLWYLKDFCEWFGLRETIRFNTKVEYVGMLDSDEVGGGLKWVVRSRDVKSEKAVEEVFDAVVVATGQYSHPRLPSIKGMEAWKRKQMHSHIYRVPHPFHNEVVVVVGNAASGQDISIELVDVAKEIHLSAKSLDISEGLSRIISKHHNLHLHLQIESLHEDGRVVFVDGSWVVADTIIYCTGYSYSFPFLDTKGIVAVDDDRVGPLYEHTFPPSLAPSLSFVGIPRKILGFPFFESQAMWIAQLLSGRKILPSFHDMMRSIEDFYQSRDAAGIPKHHTHDIADFEYFDKYGDNVGFPHTEEWRKKLLLSTVGNAQVNLETYRDSWYDHELLQVVLQSPLFTQSLQSPSQHLTV